In one Thermosipho ferrireducens genomic region, the following are encoded:
- the fliQ gene encoding flagellar biosynthesis protein FliQ: MTIEVFIDVMKMAIQTLLTVIIPPLLISLLVGLLISIFQAATQINEQTLTFAPRIIVLFLTLLFLGGWMLEKIIDLARNILEKFMGMV; the protein is encoded by the coding sequence TTGACTATAGAAGTTTTTATTGACGTAATGAAAATGGCTATTCAAACATTACTTACTGTGATAATTCCACCTTTGCTTATAAGTCTTTTAGTGGGACTATTAATAAGTATATTCCAGGCTGCCACGCAAATAAACGAGCAAACTCTAACATTTGCCCCGCGTATTATTGTACTATTTCTGACATTATTATTTTTAGGCGGGTGGATGCTTGAAAAAATTATTGACCTTGCCAGGAATATTCTTGAAAAGTTTATGGGGATGGTTTAA
- the fliP gene encoding flagellar type III secretion system pore protein FliP (The bacterial flagellar biogenesis protein FliP forms a type III secretion system (T3SS)-type pore required for flagellar assembly.), which translates to MKKWLTISLLILSVIIFSQNEIPLPGISLQVSPPQQPRDLVNTLELLILLTVLALAPSILILFTSFTRIIIVFSFLRNALGTRQTPPNQILIGLALFLTFFIMQPVWNDIYSNALTPYMEGKITYEELFSRSMDRLRIFMITELQIHHNEDNVYMLAEEVGQKINSIDETPNSILIPAFVIGELEIGFKMGILLYVPFIVMDMVVASILLSLGMIMIPPVLVSLPFKILLFVLVNGWDMVVGSLIKSFGGG; encoded by the coding sequence ATGAAAAAATGGTTGACAATATCGCTCTTAATATTATCCGTAATAATATTTTCCCAAAACGAAATACCCCTTCCTGGAATAAGTTTACAGGTATCTCCACCCCAACAACCTCGAGATTTAGTTAACACATTAGAACTACTAATTTTACTAACTGTTTTAGCCCTTGCTCCAAGTATTCTCATATTATTCACATCATTCACCCGGATTATCATAGTGTTCTCCTTTTTAAGAAATGCTCTTGGTACACGTCAAACTCCACCAAATCAGATATTGATAGGACTTGCACTATTTTTAACTTTTTTTATAATGCAACCTGTCTGGAATGATATCTACTCCAATGCCTTAACTCCATACATGGAAGGAAAAATAACCTATGAGGAGCTATTTTCAAGGTCAATGGATCGTTTACGAATATTTATGATCACAGAACTTCAGATACATCACAACGAAGATAATGTATATATGCTCGCCGAAGAAGTTGGGCAGAAAATAAATTCAATAGATGAAACACCAAACTCTATATTAATCCCGGCTTTTGTCATTGGTGAACTTGAAATAGGTTTCAAAATGGGAATATTACTTTACGTTCCATTCATAGTTATGGACATGGTCGTTGCAAGTATATTACTATCATTGGGAATGATTATGATACCGCCTGTACTTGTCTCACTGCCATTTAAAATTTTATTGTTCGTACTTGTTAACGGCTGGGATATGGTTGTGGGAAGTCTTATTAAAAGTTTCGGAGGTGGTTAA
- a CDS encoding flagellar biosynthetic protein FliO, with the protein MIVKRKFPQTSGGRFVSIIERKYITKNSCVAVVRIGDDYYALLITENGGNIIKKFDTVESGELEEVHSFRSEFFKKLTKKGEKK; encoded by the coding sequence TTGATAGTAAAAAGAAAATTCCCCCAGACTTCTGGGGGTCGTTTTGTTTCTATAATTGAACGTAAATACATAACTAAAAACAGCTGCGTTGCTGTTGTTCGAATAGGCGATGATTACTATGCTTTATTAATAACAGAAAATGGTGGAAACATTATCAAAAAATTTGATACCGTTGAATCCGGTGAATTAGAAGAGGTTCATAGTTTTCGGTCCGAATTTTTTAAAAAACTCACCAAAAAAGGTGAGAAAAAATGA
- the cheY gene encoding chemotaxis protein CheY: protein MGKKILVVDDTAFMRMMLKDIITKAGHEVVGEATNGKEAVEKYKELKPDIVTMDITMPEMNGIDAIKEIKKIDPDATIIVCSAMGQQAMVIEAIQAGAKDFIVKPFQNSRVVEAIQKVSK, encoded by the coding sequence ATGGGAAAGAAAATATTAGTTGTTGATGATACCGCTTTCATGAGAATGATGTTGAAAGACATAATTACAAAGGCAGGTCATGAAGTTGTTGGAGAAGCAACCAACGGAAAAGAAGCAGTTGAAAAATACAAAGAACTAAAACCAGACATAGTTACCATGGATATAACAATGCCTGAAATGAACGGAATCGATGCTATAAAAGAAATTAAAAAGATAGACCCTGATGCAACTATCATTGTATGTAGTGCTATGGGTCAACAGGCTATGGTTATAGAAGCTATTCAGGCGGGGGCCAAAGACTTTATAGTTAAACCATTCCAGAACTCAAGAGTAGTTGAAGCTATTCAAAAAGTTTCAAAATAG
- a CDS encoding chemotaxis protein CheW, with translation MSEEVVRDFEVLSFNLCNQEMSFDVDFVEIVIDREEITPVPKAKEVIEGVINLRGRIIPVVNLPKILGGICNDTSTEEYKKIIITKISDVEIGFLVEQVKGVLRTSTEEIDKAFGKMDTYGKKAKGLIKKGQRLVVYLDLEEILNEIIGIEEV, from the coding sequence ATGAGTGAAGAAGTTGTAAGAGACTTTGAAGTTTTAAGTTTCAATTTATGTAATCAAGAAATGTCCTTCGACGTTGATTTCGTTGAAATAGTAATAGATAGAGAGGAAATAACACCGGTACCTAAAGCAAAAGAAGTGATAGAAGGGGTTATTAACCTTAGAGGACGAATAATACCTGTTGTTAATCTTCCAAAAATACTCGGTGGAATTTGTAACGATACATCGACCGAGGAATATAAAAAAATAATAATCACAAAAATATCTGATGTGGAAATTGGTTTTCTTGTAGAGCAGGTAAAAGGTGTTTTGAGAACTTCTACAGAAGAAATAGACAAAGCATTTGGGAAAATGGATACCTATGGAAAAAAAGCTAAAGGACTGATTAAAAAAGGTCAGAGACTTGTGGTATATTTAGACTTAGAAGAAATACTAAATGAAATAATAGGTATAGAGGAGGTATAG
- a CDS encoding chemotaxis protein CheA: MSQFDEYLSVFIDEGREYVQQLNDALLDLEKNPEDMEYVNIAFRALHTLKGMAGTMGFEKMAKLCHRMENFLDAVRSGKVKIDSDKFDYLFSGLDFIEKMIANIAESGSEDIEEDISTLVESFEKMASGETLEEIPEATSEKENNGEKKAGEIIYETDDVLIHVVSEARKKGFELYYIKVMLEEGTQLKSARMYMVFHSIEELGGEIIKSIPSVEDIESEKFDREVELYVIAKVEPSKLQEKLVSISEIEKVIVKPVEIKRKQTNESQSKTNENNKEVKNGAKAKEKVKVTQTVRVDIEKLDTLMNLMGELVIARSRIIDILKKYNIKEVDESLAQLSRITLDLQNIVMKVRMVPIAYVFNRFPRMVRDISKNLGKEINFILQGEETELDRTFVEEIGDPLVHLIRNAIDHGIETKEERIAKGKPPVGTLKLSARHEGNNVIIEVEDDGRGLDREKILRKAIERGLVDESKALSLSDEKIYEFLFMPGFSTKEEVSELSGRGVGMDVVRNTIESLNGNVSIESKKDVGTKVIIKLPLTLAIIQALLVKVNKYIYAVPISVIDSTLIITPDEIQMVQNKEVIVRRGEVIPIIRLWEALNIEHEHNLEEMNVVVIKTSNRKYGIAVDTLIGQEDIVIKSLGKLFTDVKEFSGGATLGDGSIALILDTANIVE; this comes from the coding sequence ATGAGTCAATTTGACGAATATTTAAGTGTATTTATTGATGAAGGTCGCGAATATGTTCAACAGTTAAATGATGCACTTCTTGATTTAGAGAAAAATCCAGAAGATATGGAATATGTTAACATAGCATTTAGAGCCCTTCATACATTAAAAGGCATGGCTGGAACAATGGGATTTGAGAAAATGGCAAAGCTGTGCCATAGAATGGAAAATTTCCTGGATGCTGTTCGCTCAGGAAAAGTAAAGATAGATTCAGATAAATTTGACTATCTTTTCTCAGGATTAGACTTTATTGAAAAAATGATCGCAAATATTGCCGAAAGCGGATCAGAGGATATTGAAGAAGATATCAGTACATTAGTAGAATCTTTTGAAAAAATGGCTTCAGGTGAAACTCTGGAAGAAATTCCTGAAGCTACCAGCGAAAAAGAAAATAATGGCGAGAAAAAAGCTGGAGAAATAATTTACGAAACAGATGACGTCTTAATTCATGTAGTATCTGAGGCGCGCAAAAAAGGTTTTGAACTATATTATATAAAAGTTATGCTGGAAGAGGGCACCCAGTTAAAATCTGCAAGAATGTACATGGTTTTTCACTCAATAGAAGAGCTCGGTGGAGAAATTATTAAAAGTATCCCAAGTGTTGAGGATATAGAAAGTGAAAAATTCGACAGAGAAGTTGAACTTTACGTAATAGCAAAAGTAGAACCATCAAAATTACAGGAAAAGCTTGTTTCTATCTCTGAAATAGAAAAAGTAATAGTAAAACCCGTAGAAATTAAACGAAAACAAACTAACGAATCCCAGAGCAAAACCAATGAAAATAACAAGGAAGTAAAAAATGGTGCAAAAGCTAAAGAAAAAGTTAAAGTAACCCAGACTGTAAGGGTAGACATAGAAAAACTTGATACCCTTATGAATTTAATGGGAGAACTTGTAATCGCCAGAAGTAGAATTATTGATATTCTAAAAAAATACAACATAAAAGAAGTTGACGAGTCACTTGCTCAACTCAGCAGAATTACTCTTGATCTTCAAAATATTGTTATGAAAGTAAGGATGGTACCAATAGCATACGTCTTCAACCGTTTTCCACGTATGGTCAGAGACATTTCAAAAAATCTTGGAAAAGAAATAAACTTTATCTTACAGGGTGAGGAAACAGAGCTTGACAGGACCTTCGTAGAAGAAATAGGCGATCCTCTCGTTCATCTTATAAGAAATGCTATAGATCACGGTATAGAGACAAAAGAAGAACGTATAGCCAAAGGGAAACCACCAGTTGGAACTCTTAAATTATCTGCACGCCATGAAGGAAATAATGTGATTATAGAAGTAGAGGACGACGGTCGTGGATTGGACAGAGAAAAAATACTTAGAAAAGCTATAGAAAGAGGTCTGGTGGATGAGTCAAAAGCACTCTCTCTATCAGATGAAAAAATATACGAATTCCTATTTATGCCTGGATTTTCAACAAAAGAAGAAGTAAGTGAACTATCTGGTCGTGGTGTTGGGATGGATGTTGTCAGAAACACCATAGAATCTTTGAATGGAAACGTCTCAATAGAATCAAAAAAAGATGTAGGAACAAAAGTTATTATCAAACTTCCTCTTACCCTTGCAATTATTCAGGCATTACTTGTAAAAGTCAATAAATATATTTACGCTGTACCAATTTCTGTAATAGACAGTACGTTAATAATTACACCAGACGAGATACAGATGGTTCAAAATAAAGAAGTAATAGTCAGACGTGGTGAAGTAATTCCTATTATAAGGTTATGGGAAGCGTTGAACATTGAACACGAACACAATTTAGAAGAAATGAACGTGGTTGTTATAAAAACCAGTAATCGAAAATATGGGATAGCTGTTGATACATTAATAGGTCAGGAGGACATAGTTATAAAATCCCTTGGAAAACTCTTTACTGATGTAAAAGAATTTAGTGGTGGTGCCACCCTTGGTGATGGAAGTATCGCTCTCATACTTGACACCGCCAATATAGTTGAGTGA
- a CDS encoding TlyA family RNA methyltransferase: MKEKDKERLDILLFERGLAESREKAKRLIMGGKVIVDNQLVDKPGKLVSRNSNIRLKSQEKYVSRGGYKLEGAWKVFKFDIKGKTVCDIGASTGGFTDFLLQKGAKKIFCIDVGYGQLHWKIRNDPRVVVLERTNARYITSKHLGEKVDLVVCDVSFISIKKILPVIKNILKDNGTAVILIKPQFEAGKENVGKGGIVKSKNVQKKVINDIINKSKEEGLCPIDLTFSPIKGSEGNIEFFLKLNLTPLCNTRIENMVDYIVETAWEVLGVEK; encoded by the coding sequence ATGAAAGAAAAAGATAAAGAAAGACTGGATATCCTTTTATTTGAAAGAGGTCTGGCGGAAAGTAGAGAAAAAGCAAAAAGGTTAATAATGGGTGGTAAAGTTATAGTCGATAATCAGCTCGTTGATAAACCAGGAAAGTTAGTTTCAAGAAATTCTAACATTAGATTGAAGTCTCAGGAAAAATACGTAAGCAGAGGAGGATATAAATTAGAAGGTGCGTGGAAGGTTTTTAAATTTGACATAAAAGGAAAAACTGTTTGCGATATTGGTGCCTCTACAGGCGGATTTACAGACTTTTTACTTCAAAAAGGCGCAAAGAAAATTTTTTGTATCGATGTTGGATATGGGCAACTTCACTGGAAAATCAGAAACGATCCCAGAGTGGTTGTGCTTGAAAGAACAAATGCAAGATATATTACCTCTAAACATTTAGGAGAAAAAGTAGATCTGGTAGTTTGTGATGTTTCATTTATTTCTATTAAAAAAATTCTCCCTGTAATAAAGAATATATTAAAAGACAACGGAACAGCTGTAATATTAATTAAACCTCAATTTGAGGCGGGAAAAGAAAACGTAGGAAAGGGAGGAATAGTTAAATCAAAAAATGTCCAAAAAAAGGTAATTAATGATATAATAAATAAATCAAAAGAAGAAGGTTTATGCCCTATAGATTTAACCTTTTCACCAATAAAGGGAAGCGAAGGAAATATTGAGTTTTTTCTAAAACTAAATTTAACACCTTTATGTAACACTCGTATAGAAAATATGGTAGACTATATAGTAGAAACCGCATGGGAGGTACTTGGCGTTGAAAAATAA
- the truA gene encoding tRNA pseudouridine(38-40) synthase TruA — MKRFAIEFAYDGTNFFGYQGQPSVRTVQGELENALERIFKVRIYTQAAGRTDAGVHAVGQVAAFNCPIERLTPVDIKNALNANLPADIYIKRAWEVSKDFNPRFAAKKRIYHYYISTKNKNIFLRNYMWHFPYKLNIQKMREGAIFLEGEHDFSSFQKGDDKKNPIRTIFKVRILEPKNGVILIRVEGISYLRRMVRNIVGTLIKVGLEHWSPEKVKEVLEARSREKAAGTAPPHGLYLYKVLF; from the coding sequence ATGAAAAGATTCGCCATAGAATTCGCATACGATGGAACAAACTTTTTTGGTTATCAGGGACAACCCAGCGTACGAACTGTACAGGGAGAACTTGAAAATGCTCTGGAACGCATTTTCAAAGTGAGAATATACACACAAGCTGCTGGTAGAACAGACGCAGGAGTTCATGCAGTTGGGCAGGTCGCTGCGTTTAACTGTCCAATTGAAAGACTCACCCCCGTTGATATAAAAAATGCACTCAACGCAAACCTACCAGCTGATATTTATATTAAAAGAGCCTGGGAAGTTTCCAAAGATTTTAACCCAAGATTTGCAGCCAAAAAGAGAATCTATCACTATTACATAAGCACAAAAAATAAAAACATCTTTCTGAGAAATTATATGTGGCATTTTCCATACAAATTAAATATTCAAAAAATGCGAGAAGGTGCGATTTTTCTGGAGGGCGAGCACGATTTTTCATCATTCCAGAAGGGAGATGATAAAAAAAATCCCATTAGAACTATCTTCAAAGTAAGAATTTTGGAACCCAAAAATGGAGTTATACTAATAAGAGTAGAGGGAATTTCATATTTAAGACGCATGGTAAGAAACATTGTTGGAACCCTTATAAAAGTTGGATTGGAACACTGGAGTCCCGAAAAAGTTAAGGAGGTGCTGGAGGCACGTTCAAGGGAAAAAGCCGCAGGCACTGCGCCGCCGCATGGGTTATACTTATACAAAGTGTTATTTTAG
- a CDS encoding diguanylate cyclase domain-containing protein: MKKKDFFVSLFLYTLGFFIIFSSGRFIFSTNWLFLILLGIGTYLFHRMELKLGKYSFASDILITIPFLLFVSPETATLFSAAFWFIFSKRNRFIRSAFSFFLYSVGTFFYYLIPVDYLRIPAFAITFLIANILLDSLYFGKEFFLNLVNPLFYSSILIILSSLIISNIYLFSEITFPYILMVFFTYSFLLFLIISFVKNYNLVLLERIESYKLRSINNNLYKIPDLVYRTNDTEFDENIEKLLKLFCEISGFERALLSVFDKSAERVIRVSQHGLTVEEWNFVKSGNPELSTIKRFFQERFRKEGVYFIPEGSLSLENFSYYVFAKYPTFDIENSWKRGDILLVPIYTELGEMVGYISYDKPSSGLRPTEHELKLLGFLSWFMYELLKKTPYSRYWLTSQNSYLKKLSYPEFVRLAENIIRETKDIVVAIIDIDQLDKFNFTNGPEYGEVIVNSLENYLKDKFGKFSISYKIGGGQFISVFFNVNKLKVIMYFSRMLEEIHEIYPELSLSIGISTSEKYKDLNRLLKDAKKALHVAKKAGGGRIMSL, from the coding sequence TTGAAGAAAAAAGATTTTTTTGTTTCCTTATTCTTATATACTTTAGGTTTTTTCATTATCTTTAGTTCAGGTCGTTTTATATTTTCAACAAACTGGCTTTTTTTAATATTACTGGGAATAGGAACGTATCTCTTCCACAGAATGGAATTAAAACTCGGAAAATATTCGTTCGCAAGCGACATATTAATTACCATACCTTTCCTGCTTTTTGTTTCACCTGAAACAGCTACTTTGTTTTCGGCTGCTTTCTGGTTCATATTTTCGAAAAGAAATCGCTTTATTCGAAGCGCCTTCTCTTTCTTTCTTTACAGCGTAGGAACTTTTTTCTATTATTTAATACCTGTTGATTATTTACGAATTCCAGCGTTTGCAATAACTTTTTTAATAGCTAATATCTTACTTGATTCTCTATATTTCGGAAAAGAGTTCTTCCTAAACCTTGTGAATCCACTTTTTTATAGTTCTATACTAATAATTCTTTCGTCGTTGATTATCTCAAATATTTACCTTTTTTCAGAAATAACCTTTCCTTACATTCTAATGGTGTTTTTCACGTATTCCTTTTTGCTTTTTTTAATTATAAGTTTTGTAAAAAACTATAACTTAGTTTTACTTGAAAGAATAGAAAGCTATAAACTGCGAAGTATAAACAATAACCTTTACAAAATACCTGATTTAGTTTACAGAACAAATGATACAGAATTTGATGAGAATATTGAAAAACTTTTAAAACTTTTCTGTGAAATATCTGGTTTTGAAAGAGCTTTACTTAGTGTATTTGACAAATCAGCTGAACGTGTGATAAGAGTTTCTCAACATGGACTTACAGTAGAGGAATGGAATTTTGTAAAAAGTGGTAATCCAGAATTATCCACTATAAAACGTTTTTTTCAGGAAAGATTTCGAAAAGAGGGAGTTTACTTTATCCCTGAAGGTTCTTTGAGTCTTGAAAATTTTTCATATTATGTGTTTGCTAAATATCCAACATTTGATATTGAAAACAGCTGGAAAAGAGGGGACATTTTACTGGTTCCCATCTATACAGAATTAGGTGAAATGGTAGGTTATATTAGTTACGATAAACCATCAAGTGGGTTGCGACCTACAGAGCACGAGCTAAAACTCCTCGGTTTTCTTTCGTGGTTCATGTATGAACTTCTCAAAAAAACGCCGTATTCTCGTTACTGGCTCACAAGCCAGAATTCGTATCTAAAAAAATTATCTTATCCTGAATTTGTAAGACTTGCCGAAAATATTATAAGAGAAACAAAAGACATAGTTGTAGCTATTATAGATATTGATCAGCTGGATAAATTTAATTTTACAAATGGCCCAGAATACGGCGAAGTGATTGTAAACTCTCTGGAAAATTATTTAAAAGACAAATTTGGAAAGTTTTCTATATCATACAAAATAGGAGGCGGTCAGTTTATCTCCGTGTTCTTCAATGTAAACAAGCTTAAAGTAATAATGTATTTTTCAAGAATGCTTGAAGAAATTCATGAAATTTATCCCGAACTTTCATTAAGTATAGGTATTTCAACATCAGAAAAATATAAAGATTTAAACAGGCTTTTAAAAGACGCCAAGAAGGCACTGCATGTGGCCAAAAAAGCTGGTGGTGGGAGGATTATGTCTCTATGA
- a CDS encoding ArsB/NhaD family transporter codes for MAIEKILAIVIVGIAYYFIIFGKKHKAPIIFGLSLLVAVLKLVEGLEPYNISKVVDLNTLGLLAGMMIIVEFLRKTGVFQFLAIKIVKIGGKHFFWTITGLMVLVAIASAFLDNLVTIILIAPMIFLITDTLGLNPIPFLMLTIVIDNIGGMSTLIGSPLNLVLGSVSGLSFNDFIVNMGLISIISFVVVIILFKRYMKVDENVLKKLEQLSTVDERSAIIDRKSMKFSVTVFVGVIIFFALHSILNVELSFIALLGAIVIMLYHKKDFADISHEIDWDTLFFYAGLYILSYALEEVGVTQSLANIFTTFGHSKILYSFVIFWFVSFAIPWLSAVPGTLIIAPMIRLLVNSGFSSKLWWVYGVSANLATNLTPLGAVQNIVGMNLLSKQIGRDFSFGEYMKWAWKPYLITSLLGFVYSLLVVTRGG; via the coding sequence GTGGCAATAGAGAAGATTTTAGCAATTGTAATAGTTGGTATTGCTTATTACTTTATTATATTTGGGAAAAAGCACAAAGCACCTATAATATTTGGATTGTCTTTATTGGTAGCTGTTTTGAAATTGGTGGAAGGTCTTGAACCTTATAATATAAGCAAAGTTGTTGACTTGAATACATTGGGTTTACTTGCGGGGATGATGATAATAGTGGAGTTTTTAAGAAAAACAGGTGTATTTCAATTTTTGGCTATAAAAATAGTGAAAATAGGAGGGAAACACTTTTTCTGGACAATAACGGGACTTATGGTTCTAGTGGCAATTGCTTCTGCTTTTTTAGATAATCTTGTCACAATTATCCTCATAGCACCTATGATATTTCTTATAACAGATACGCTTGGATTAAACCCTATTCCATTTCTTATGCTTACAATAGTTATAGATAATATAGGTGGTATGTCCACTTTGATTGGGAGTCCTTTAAATTTAGTTTTGGGCTCTGTTAGTGGGTTAAGTTTTAACGATTTTATAGTAAATATGGGATTGATAAGTATTATATCTTTTGTCGTTGTAATAATCCTTTTTAAAAGGTATATGAAAGTTGATGAGAATGTTTTGAAGAAGCTTGAACAACTTTCTACAGTGGATGAAAGAAGTGCTATTATAGATAGAAAATCCATGAAATTTTCCGTTACAGTTTTTGTAGGTGTAATAATATTTTTCGCTTTACATAGCATCTTAAATGTTGAATTATCGTTTATCGCGCTTTTAGGAGCGATAGTTATTATGTTATACCACAAAAAGGATTTTGCAGATATTTCTCATGAGATTGATTGGGATACTTTATTCTTTTACGCGGGACTTTATATTTTATCATACGCCCTTGAAGAGGTTGGAGTAACCCAATCACTTGCGAATATTTTCACTACATTTGGGCATAGTAAAATTTTGTACAGTTTTGTTATTTTCTGGTTTGTATCTTTTGCGATTCCATGGTTAAGTGCCGTTCCAGGTACTCTCATAATAGCACCGATGATCAGATTACTTGTAAATTCAGGATTCAGCAGTAAACTCTGGTGGGTATATGGAGTGAGTGCCAATTTAGCAACAAATCTGACGCCGTTGGGGGCAGTTCAAAATATTGTGGGAATGAACCTTTTATCTAAACAAATTGGAAGAGATTTCAGCTTTGGAGAGTATATGAAGTGGGCATGGAAACCATATTTGATAACTTCTCTATTAGGGTTTGTTTATTCTCTGTTGGTCGTTACACGAGGAGGCTAA
- a CDS encoding GTPase: MKCKGCGVELQHVNPERPGYVPLEIMEKALEEEILCQRCYKIKHYGKLITPVNENFFMEQLSTVLKKFQNFLYIIDISDFEGTYREEIMEKISHKNVFYAVTKFDLLPKSVCAGEVQNWLKKRLNVSNDKIFLTSSKNGFGLRKLEKFLVSLNDDIVVLGVANVGKSSLISRFCEDSPTISPFPGTTLGIVKRKIKGSRTYFYDTPGIITNDRVLDMLSPECQAKILATRELSRKTYKINASQSILVSAYCCLRVEYNTEKLPIFQIFAPAGVKFHLTKSEKTNKLILERNGEVLVPPCKKTNLDGMRWKEQRINLDEEKELVISGLAWINVKRGPFTMIVKVPENISIHIRDKLINPKRKGGKNR, encoded by the coding sequence GTGAAATGTAAAGGTTGTGGTGTGGAACTTCAACATGTTAATCCAGAAAGGCCTGGCTATGTACCTTTAGAGATAATGGAGAAAGCTTTGGAAGAAGAGATATTGTGCCAGCGATGCTATAAGATAAAACATTACGGAAAGTTAATAACCCCTGTAAATGAAAATTTTTTTATGGAGCAGTTAAGTACTGTTTTGAAGAAATTCCAGAACTTTCTTTATATAATAGATATTTCTGATTTTGAAGGAACTTACAGAGAAGAAATTATGGAAAAAATTTCACACAAAAACGTATTTTACGCCGTGACAAAGTTTGATTTACTTCCAAAGAGTGTATGTGCCGGTGAGGTGCAAAATTGGTTGAAGAAAAGGCTAAATGTTTCAAACGATAAAATATTCTTAACGAGCAGCAAAAACGGTTTTGGATTGAGAAAACTTGAAAAATTTCTTGTTTCTTTGAACGATGATATAGTTGTATTAGGGGTAGCAAATGTGGGAAAATCTTCGTTGATTTCTCGCTTTTGTGAAGATTCACCTACTATTTCACCGTTTCCAGGTACAACTCTTGGAATAGTAAAAAGAAAGATAAAGGGATCCAGAACATATTTTTATGATACTCCAGGTATCATAACAAATGATCGGGTACTTGATATGCTATCTCCTGAATGCCAGGCAAAAATTCTTGCAACACGAGAGTTATCAAGGAAAACCTATAAAATAAATGCGTCGCAATCAATACTTGTTAGTGCCTATTGTTGCTTGAGAGTCGAATATAATACAGAAAAACTTCCAATATTCCAGATTTTTGCGCCTGCGGGGGTGAAATTCCATTTGACAAAAAGTGAAAAAACCAACAAACTAATATTGGAAAGAAACGGGGAAGTTTTAGTACCGCCATGTAAGAAAACCAATTTAGATGGCATGCGCTGGAAAGAACAAAGAATAAATTTAGATGAGGAAAAAGAGCTTGTAATCTCGGGGCTTGCCTGGATAAATGTAAAAAGAGGTCCTTTTACAATGATTGTTAAGGTACCGGAAAATATTTCGATTCATATTAGAGATAAATTAATAAATCCAAAAAGGAAAGGAGGAAAAAACAGGTGA
- a CDS encoding phosphate propanoyltransferase: protein MKKKEPGIIAGVSNRHVHLSREDVETLFGKDYKLTPIKDLGQPGQFACQETVVIVGPKGAIEKVRVLGPERKETQVEISLTDAFKLGVMPPVRDSGDLEGTPGIVIVGPKGSVIKEKGVIIAKRHIHMHPDDAKNYGVEDKQIVKVVVEKAGRRLVFDDVLVRVSKKYALEFHVDTDEANAALLKTGDLVYILEE from the coding sequence GTGAAAAAGAAGGAACCAGGTATAATTGCTGGAGTTAGTAACAGACACGTGCATCTTTCACGGGAAGATGTTGAAACTTTATTTGGTAAAGATTATAAGCTCACACCCATCAAGGATTTAGGACAACCTGGTCAATTTGCTTGCCAGGAGACTGTTGTTATTGTTGGTCCAAAAGGTGCTATTGAAAAGGTTAGAGTATTAGGACCAGAAAGAAAAGAGACGCAGGTAGAAATTTCGTTAACAGATGCTTTTAAACTTGGAGTTATGCCACCTGTAAGAGATTCCGGAGACCTTGAAGGAACTCCTGGAATTGTTATTGTTGGTCCAAAAGGAAGTGTTATAAAAGAAAAAGGTGTTATTATTGCGAAGAGACATATTCACATGCATCCAGATGATGCGAAAAATTATGGAGTAGAAGACAAACAAATTGTTAAAGTTGTAGTTGAAAAAGCAGGAAGAAGATTAGTCTTTGATGATGTTCTTGTAAGAGTTAGTAAAAAGTATGCGCTCGAATTTCATGTAGATACCGATGAAGCAAATGCAGCACTTTTAAAAACGGGAGATTTAGTTTACATTCTTGAAGAGTAA